Proteins from one Methanofollis sp. genomic window:
- a CDS encoding MBL fold metallo-hydrolase has protein sequence MKITILASGSKGNSVYVEGEDGALLIDAGLSAKEIRTRLAAAGGDEEAVRAILVTHEHIDHLRGVDVLARRFGVPVVGTGGTLGAFLDKRTSAKPVETVQATYGETLAFGNFSVTPFATVHDASEPCGFCVREDGIGFGCCLDTGIVTPGIERALGTCDAVVLESNHCPQMLEEGPYPYYLKERIRSKRGHLSNAAAATCLGDIGGNLSAVFLAHLSEVNNTPEKAVAAAEGGLGLYLDDTDLVVSGQHEISRPVIL, from the coding sequence ATGAAGATCACCATCCTTGCCAGCGGGAGCAAGGGCAATTCCGTCTATGTCGAGGGGGAGGACGGCGCCCTCCTCATCGACGCGGGACTCTCGGCAAAGGAGATCCGCACCCGTCTTGCCGCGGCAGGCGGCGACGAGGAGGCGGTCCGTGCGATCCTCGTCACCCACGAGCACATCGATCATCTCAGGGGTGTGGACGTCCTCGCGCGCCGCTTCGGTGTCCCGGTCGTCGGGACAGGCGGGACCCTCGGTGCGTTCCTGGACAAGCGCACCTCCGCAAAACCGGTGGAGACCGTGCAGGCGACGTACGGCGAAACCCTCGCGTTCGGAAATTTTTCGGTCACGCCCTTTGCGACAGTCCATGACGCCTCGGAACCATGTGGTTTCTGCGTGCGGGAGGATGGTATCGGCTTTGGCTGTTGCCTCGACACCGGCATCGTCACGCCGGGCATCGAGCGCGCCCTCGGCACCTGCGACGCCGTCGTCCTGGAGAGCAACCATTGCCCGCAGATGCTTGAAGAGGGGCCGTACCCCTATTATCTCAAGGAGCGCATCCGCTCGAAGCGGGGCCACCTCTCGAACGCCGCCGCAGCTACCTGCCTTGGTGACATCGGAGGAAATCTCTCCGCAGTTTTCCTCGCTCACCTCTCCGAGGTGAACAACACCCCTGAAAAGGCGGTCGCCGCCGCAGAAGGCGGTCTCGGCCTGTACCTCGACGACACCGACCTTGTCGTGAGCGGGCAGCACGAGATATCGAGGCCGGTGATCCTATGA
- a CDS encoding ATP-dependent DNA ligase — protein MDFTDFSRICEQIEGISGRLEMIDVIASVLPGLSDDELPVFVRFVMGRVFPDWSPLKLGIGPNLLYEAVGYVAGKKKEEVVAAVNETGDVGLAVERLLATKTQMSFFAESLTLTGVFADFTRIATTDGSRSQREKMKIVRGLLGTAGPLDGRYIARLLLEELRIGVGEGNVRDAVAKAFSVDQTLVAHAYQAINDLGRVALLARQGEAALRDVRIEPFHPVKMMLAQQGTITEMVGDHGAVAVEYKYDGTRFQFHKVGDDCRMYSRKLEEVTGAVPDVIEMLCAATGHDVILDGEVIAVKDGKPRPFQFVLHRFRRKHEVEEAIGRVELVPNVFDIMYLDGETLIDRPFTERRAILETILSGYVAPQWVGDDIPALEKVYQDALDAGHEGVMVKVPGAAYTPGVRGRNWIKVKPAVDTIDLAVVGAEWGEGRRAHIFGSFLLACQDEGVLLPVGKVATGFSDDQLTAFYAAFKDLVIAEKGKEVVFEPEIVFEIGYAEVQKSTNYTSGYALRFPRFVRLREDKGVAEVETVEGIAARYERQLKFL, from the coding sequence ATGGACTTCACGGACTTTTCCCGCATTTGTGAACAGATCGAGGGGATCAGCGGGCGCCTGGAGATGATAGACGTCATCGCCTCCGTCCTCCCCGGTCTCTCGGACGACGAACTGCCGGTCTTTGTCAGGTTCGTGATGGGACGGGTCTTCCCTGACTGGAGCCCCCTCAAACTCGGCATCGGCCCGAACCTCCTGTACGAGGCCGTCGGCTATGTCGCGGGGAAGAAGAAGGAGGAGGTCGTCGCCGCGGTGAACGAGACCGGGGACGTCGGCCTCGCGGTCGAGCGCCTCCTTGCGACAAAGACTCAAATGTCCTTCTTTGCCGAGTCTCTCACCCTCACCGGCGTTTTTGCCGACTTCACCAGGATCGCAACGACCGACGGCAGCCGTTCGCAGCGTGAGAAGATGAAGATCGTGCGTGGTCTCCTCGGCACTGCCGGCCCCCTTGACGGCCGCTACATCGCCCGCCTCCTTCTCGAAGAACTGCGGATCGGGGTCGGCGAGGGGAATGTGCGGGACGCCGTTGCAAAGGCTTTTTCCGTCGACCAGACCCTCGTCGCCCATGCCTACCAGGCGATCAACGACCTGGGAAGAGTCGCCCTCCTTGCCCGGCAGGGAGAGGCGGCCCTCAGGGATGTCCGCATCGAGCCCTTCCACCCGGTGAAGATGATGCTCGCTCAGCAGGGCACCATCACCGAGATGGTCGGGGACCACGGTGCCGTCGCCGTCGAATACAAATATGACGGCACCCGTTTCCAGTTCCACAAGGTCGGAGACGATTGCCGCATGTACTCCCGGAAGCTGGAGGAGGTGACAGGAGCGGTACCCGACGTCATCGAGATGCTCTGCGCGGCCACCGGCCACGACGTGATCCTGGACGGCGAGGTGATCGCCGTGAAAGACGGGAAGCCCCGTCCCTTCCAGTTTGTCCTGCACCGTTTCCGCAGGAAGCACGAGGTGGAGGAGGCGATCGGGCGGGTGGAACTCGTCCCGAATGTCTTCGACATCATGTACCTCGACGGCGAGACCCTCATCGACCGGCCCTTTACCGAGCGCCGCGCAATCCTGGAGACGATCCTCTCCGGCTACGTCGCCCCGCAGTGGGTGGGCGACGACATCCCTGCCCTGGAGAAGGTCTATCAGGATGCCCTGGACGCCGGTCATGAAGGTGTGATGGTGAAGGTGCCGGGCGCCGCCTATACGCCGGGGGTGCGGGGCAGAAACTGGATCAAGGTCAAGCCCGCGGTGGACACCATCGACCTTGCGGTCGTCGGCGCCGAGTGGGGGGAGGGGCGTCGCGCCCATATCTTTGGCTCCTTCCTCCTTGCCTGCCAGGACGAGGGCGTCCTTCTGCCGGTCGGCAAGGTGGCGACTGGGTTTTCCGACGACCAACTCACAGCGTTCTATGCGGCGTTCAAGGATCTTGTCATCGCTGAAAAAGGGAAGGAAGTCGTCTTCGAGCCAGAGATTGTCTTTGAGATCGGGTACGCCGAGGTCCAGAAGAGCACTAACTATACGAGCGGCTATGCCCTCCGCTTCCCCAGGTTCGTGCGGTTGCGGGAGGACAAGGGCGTGGCCGAGGTGGAAACGGTGGAAGGTATCGCCGCCAGGTACGAAAGGCAGCTCAAATTCTTATGA
- a CDS encoding DUF2117 domain-containing protein produces the protein MDAGDTLIMVVHGPDPFDCGDVGRLLASLGDVRIIVAGVMGRTAAEESGLPCEYCGVPPSQVLARLDGPAFLLNRGKTPESGRIFGRIVAGRLGRGLVHIECTPGTVFCWNDGDTALAARLATLLDYTVEEVRAAPPDSGSVREIGGCAPGEPVFVNGIVIGRATGPEVVLRERGDRIEAVSGIEIKEHGLEKLFRSGPVSLAHAWCKSGQIRQRPPTGGRQVQGEGRVIVLDHCGHRFYERLAPETCGVLAIGDDTTAVAGHIAGHLGIPVLGITDGDRDGVVNGTFPKGSVVLAVTTGRDDEVGLEIAGTVPDGKTDWDKWVSEALRTVEGRAEIVLDQRRQS, from the coding sequence ATGGATGCCGGAGATACGCTCATCATGGTCGTCCATGGTCCCGACCCCTTTGACTGCGGGGACGTCGGGCGACTTCTTGCATCCCTCGGCGATGTGCGCATCATCGTCGCCGGGGTGATGGGCCGGACCGCCGCGGAGGAGTCGGGCCTCCCCTGCGAGTACTGCGGCGTCCCCCCGAGCCAGGTGCTCGCCCGCCTCGACGGCCCTGCCTTCCTCCTCAACCGCGGGAAGACCCCTGAATCAGGCAGGATCTTTGGCAGGATCGTCGCCGGGCGACTCGGGCGCGGCCTTGTTCACATCGAATGCACCCCCGGGACGGTCTTCTGCTGGAACGACGGGGACACCGCCCTTGCAGCACGCCTCGCCACACTCCTCGATTATACGGTCGAGGAGGTCAGGGCCGCACCGCCGGACAGCGGTTCTGTGCGGGAGATCGGGGGGTGCGCCCCGGGAGAACCGGTCTTTGTCAACGGGATCGTCATCGGGAGAGCGACAGGGCCGGAGGTCGTTCTCAGGGAGAGAGGCGATCGGATTGAGGCCGTGAGCGGGATCGAGATCAAGGAGCATGGTCTGGAGAAACTTTTCCGCTCAGGGCCGGTCTCCCTTGCCCATGCCTGGTGCAAGAGCGGGCAGATCAGGCAACGGCCGCCGACCGGCGGCAGACAGGTGCAGGGGGAGGGGCGGGTGATCGTCCTCGACCACTGCGGCCACCGCTTCTATGAACGGCTCGCCCCTGAAACCTGCGGCGTGCTCGCCATAGGCGACGACACCACAGCCGTGGCCGGGCACATCGCCGGCCACCTCGGCATCCCCGTGCTCGGCATCACCGATGGCGACAGAGACGGCGTGGTCAACGGCACCTTCCCGAAAGGTTCGGTCGTGCTCGCCGTGACCACGGGGCGGGACGACGAAGTCGGCCTCGAAATCGCCGGGACAGTCCCTGATGGAAAAACAGACTGGGACAAATGGGTTTCCGAAGCCCTCAGGACAGTGGAGGGCAGGGCTGAGATCGTCCTCGACCAGAGGCGACAATCATGA